Within the Solibacillus silvestris genome, the region ACTTGCTCAAGTGGGCAGTCAGTTCGCTGCGGGCGGTCAGTTTTCCGAGGAACAAATGATGACGGTCGTTCAAAATATCCAGGATCCGACGTTAAAAGAAGTCATTTTGAATTCTGTTAATGAAGTAACGGTAATGGCAGCGCAAAACGGCTATGGCGGACTATTTTACTCGGCAGTCATAATTGCCATTTGTATTTTTGCATTAGGACTGATTTTAAAACCGATTCGAAAAAAATCATTGGAAATATAAAAAAGTGTTTTAGGTTGAACGATTTGGGGTAATTTATCATTAGACTCATGCAAAGCTTGTGTGGGTGTGAAGTCTCTCCCCCAATAGTAGACTTACAAAAAGTGTCCTTTTGCGCATAAAAGGGCATTTTTTGTTGTCTAAAAGCGGTGCGTTTATTTTCCGGTAGGCTCAAATTAGAATAATCACAATGTTTTGCGTTATAATTAGCAGCAACAGCATGAAACTTTTCATGAAAATTTACGTAAATACTAGTAATACATAGAATGGGGGAATCGTACATGGCTGAAAATCCATTATTTGAAGATTTAAATAAACGTGCTGAGCAAGAGCCGGCACCAACAACTGATATGATCGAACAACCACAAAAACAACTCGTTTCGCAACAGGAGCTTTCTCAAATCCGTCAGCGTCAGGAACAGTTAAAACAACAGCCGCAAGTTCAACAGCTTGCAGAAAAAATAGACGTGAAAAATCAAATTGCCGTTCTCGAATTCGGTAAAGAAACGGCTCAGGGTATTTCAACATTTTCAGACCGTATGCTCGCAACAATTAAACAGAGCAACCTGGAAAAGTCGACAACATTACTCAACAATCTAAATAAAATTATGGACCGTTTTGATCCTCAGGATTTCCAGGAAGAGCAGAAAAAAGGCTTCCTAAAAAAACTGTTTTCAAAAAGCAAAGAGCAGTTGGAGCGCATTTTATCCAAATACGATACGATGAATAAAGAAGTCGATGTCGTTTATAACGAAATTCAGAAGTACGAAGTGGAAATGAAACGAAATACCGTGCAGCTGGAACAAATGTATGATGAGAACCTCAACTACTTCCATACTTTAAGCGAGCACATTGCGGCAATCGATATTAAAGTAAACGATTTGCGTCAGCAATTGCCAGCATTATCGGCAAAAGCGGATTCCGGTGACCATGAAGCGATCATGGAGCTTGAAACGGTTACTCGCGGAATCGAGTTACTGGAGCAACGAGGTTATGATCTTGAAATGGCTCAGCAAGTATCATTCCAGTCGGCACCGCAAATTCGTTTAATGCAGCAAGGCAACAACCATTTAATCGGGAAAATTAACTCCGCATTCGTGACGACAATTCCAATTTTCAAACAAGGTCTGATCCATGCCGTAACAATGCAGCGACAAAAGCTTGTTTCCGATTCGATGGCTGAACTGGACCGTCGAACAAATGAAATGCTTGTACGAAACGCGGAAAATGTGCGACAAAATTCGGTGAACATTGCGCGTCAGGCAGGCAGTCCGAGCATCAAAGTCGAAACGATCGAAACAACGTGGAAAACGATAATTTCCGGCATTGAAGAAACAAAACAAATTCAGGCAGAAACAGTGCGCAATCGGGAAGAAGGACGTAAGCGTATTGAACAATTGCAGCTTGAGTATGAGAAATTAAAAAGTATGTAATAAAATAATTCAGGCATTGAGTATCTTTTGCTCGATGCCTTTTATCATTTTTGAAACACTGACTTGTTTTTTGAAGATGTGAATCTTTTATTATACTCAATAATAGGAGGGCTGGGGGCAGCCATCTAATGTGGTATACACCTATTATCCGATAAATATATATTCAAAAATACGGATTAACATACAATTTAAAAGCTTGTTATATTAAGCATATAAGCCGTCTAAAATTTCTTTCTGGTGATTAATTAGGGGTGAATTTGGTGAAATTGGGTAAATAACAATAAAAGAAGATTTACACAAGTATTGCCAAGAGGGAAAGGAAGACAACGATGGAAAAGAACTTAATGAAAATCGACGAATTTCTTAAAATGCCGAAAAGTGTTATACGCAGAGCAAATGAACGGGACGTATTGAGTATAAAGAATGAATTGCTTATTTTAATGAATGAAAAAAGCGATTTGTATGATAAAGCGCATATTCGAAAATTAATTAATGAAATCCAATTTTTAAATGTGTTTGTTGTAAAGGATGATTTTGATAAAACCGTATTTTCCTACGAACCTCCAAAGTACGCATCACCCCGTGTAACGATTAAAGAAAGTGGCTGGATTGAGCTAATCAAATAATAAGTACTATTTTCCCAACAATGGAATCATGATAAAATTTTATTATGAATAGAACGTTGGAAGAAGGTAGTATTTGTGGAACGTCTGAAAGGCATAGCGATGATTATAGTTGGCTCGATATTTTGGGGGGCTACCGGTCCGATGATGGAATGGCTCCTGCAACAAACAGCCATGACCGCCGAATTTATGCTTGCTGTAAGGTTAATGATTGCAGGCATCTTAATACTTGGCATTGCAGCTATGCAGAAAAAATCGATATTCTCGATTTGGAAAAACCGGAACTATTCGGTACAATTACTTATTTTCAGTGTGATTGGAATGGTAGGTTTACAATTTACGTTTGTAAAATCGATTGAAGTGAGCAATGCGATTATTGCAACACTGTTGCAGTTTTTGGCGCCAA harbors:
- a CDS encoding cytosine deaminase, encoding MEKNLMKIDEFLKMPKSVIRRANERDVLSIKNELLILMNEKSDLYDKAHIRKLINEIQFLNVFVVKDDFDKTVFSYEPPKYASPRVTIKESGWIELIK